The Candidatus Methylomirabilota bacterium DNA segment CCGCGGGCCCGCGCAGCTCGACCTGGGCGTTCGCGGATCGGCGCTCGAAGCGGCGCTTCGGCGGCTGCGCGATCAACTGCGCACGCTCCGTGAACGCCTGACGCCTCCCAAGAGCTGACGCCGTCCTTGTCTTTGTCCGCGGCACTCCGTACAATGATTCCTCGGGTCGGGGCGTGGCGCAGCCCGGTAGCGCACTTGACTGGGGGTCAAGGGGTCGCAGGTTCAAATCCTGTCGCCCCGACCAATTTTACGAGAGCGCCGGCGGCGGATTCTTGGATCTGCCCTCTTTTTTGCTCGCGGAACGGTGAGCGGTAATGGCGGCGGTGATCCTGGTCACCAACGATGACGGGGTGCACGCCGCGGGGCTCGACGCGCTGGCGGCCGCCCTCGATGAGCTGGGCGAGGTGTACGTGGTCGCGCCGGATCGTGAGCAGAGCACGGTCGGTCACGCGCTGACGCTGCACCGTCCGCTGCGCGTCACGCAGGTGGGCGAGCGGCGATTCGCTGTCAACGGCACGCCATCCGACTGCGTCAACCTTGCGGTGTTGGGGCTCTTGCCCGGGCGTCCGGTGCTCGTAGCGGCGGGCATTAACCACGGCTCGAACCTCGGAGACGACGTCACGTATTCGGGGACCGTGTCGGCCGCGATGGAGGGCACCCTCCTGGGCGTGCCGTCGATGGCCGTGTCGCAGGCGGACGCCGGGAAGGCTGGGTTCGAGGGCGCGGCCGTGGTGGCGCGGCTCGTGGCGAGCCGGCTGCTTGTCGAGGGGCTTCCGGCGAAAACGCTCCTCAACGTCAACATACCGGGCGGGACCGCGGGCGGTATCCGGATGACGCGGCTCGGTCACCGCGTGTACCGGGAGAAGGTGGTGCAGGAGGTCGACCCGCGCGGCAAGCCGTACTACTGGATCGGCGCGGGTCCCCCGGAGTGGGCCGAGGACGAGGCCTCCGACATCGCGGCCGTGCAGCAGGGGCTCGCGAGCGTGACGCCGCTCCACCTCGACCTGACTCACTACGGAGCTCTCGGACGCATGGGGGATTGGGAGAGCAGC contains these protein-coding regions:
- the surE gene encoding 5'/3'-nucleotidase SurE, yielding MAAVILVTNDDGVHAAGLDALAAALDELGEVYVVAPDREQSTVGHALTLHRPLRVTQVGERRFAVNGTPSDCVNLAVLGLLPGRPVLVAAGINHGSNLGDDVTYSGTVSAAMEGTLLGVPSMAVSQADAGKAGFEGAAVVARLVASRLLVEGLPAKTLLNVNIPGGTAGGIRMTRLGHRVYREKVVQEVDPRGKPYYWIGAGPPEWAEDEASDIAAVQQGLASVTPLHLDLTHYGALGRMGDWESSLNALLRKRPR